A stretch of the Selenomonas ruminantium subsp. lactilytica TAM6421 genome encodes the following:
- a CDS encoding pyridoxamine 5'-phosphate oxidase family protein, whose protein sequence is MFRKMRRFKQQLAEEECREVLRETKRGVLSMLGDDGYPYGIPMNHWYSEEDGILYFHSAKEGHRMDAIRAYDKVSYCAYDEGWQKPGEWALNIRSVVVFGRMQLVTDEEKIRQICSLLVRKFTDDEAYLEQELKHALPRVQCLALLPEHMTGKLVNES, encoded by the coding sequence ATGTTTCGGAAGATGAGGAGATTCAAGCAGCAACTGGCAGAGGAAGAATGCAGGGAGGTGCTGAGAGAAACGAAAAGGGGTGTGCTGTCCATGCTGGGTGACGACGGCTATCCCTATGGCATCCCCATGAATCATTGGTACTCAGAGGAGGACGGTATCCTTTATTTCCATAGTGCCAAGGAAGGGCACCGGATGGATGCCATAAGGGCCTATGACAAGGTGAGCTATTGTGCTTACGATGAAGGCTGGCAAAAGCCCGGTGAATGGGCGCTCAATATCCGTAGTGTAGTTGTCTTTGGCCGGATGCAGCTGGTGACGGATGAGGAAAAAATTCGCCAAATCTGTAGCTTGCTGGTGCGCAAATTTACGGATGACGAAGCGTACTTGGAACAGGAATTGAAACACGCCTTGCCCCGCGTGCAATGTCTGGCGCTGCTTCCCGAGCATATGACCGGGAAGTTGGTCAATGAATCGTAA
- a CDS encoding DUF3737 family protein, giving the protein MEEYREQTFDEERALYGKTGVKLIDCRFDGPADGESALKESRDIEVQDCFFNLRYPFWHDESVQIKKSELTELCRAALWYATDIHIADTKLHGIKALRECADVTIENSDVISPEFGWSVKNIRMKNTSVQSEYFMLRSEQLHFDHVTLQGKYSFQYIEDAEFTDCELNTKDAFWHAKNVTVRNSVIRGEYLAWYSENLTLENCTIIGTQPFCYCKGLKLINCRMVDTDLAFEKSEVEAEVTTVVDSIKNPKSGTIKVAGVKEIIMDDSSAQGRIIVVEESNCA; this is encoded by the coding sequence ATGGAGGAATATAGAGAACAAACATTTGATGAAGAACGGGCACTGTATGGCAAGACCGGGGTGAAGCTCATTGATTGCCGTTTTGACGGCCCTGCAGATGGGGAAAGTGCGCTCAAGGAAAGCCGCGATATTGAGGTGCAGGATTGTTTTTTCAATCTGCGCTATCCCTTCTGGCATGATGAGTCTGTGCAGATAAAAAAATCTGAACTCACGGAGCTTTGTCGCGCGGCCTTGTGGTATGCAACGGATATTCATATTGCCGATACGAAACTGCATGGCATTAAGGCCCTGCGGGAATGCGCCGATGTGACCATAGAAAACTCGGATGTGATTTCGCCGGAATTTGGCTGGTCGGTCAAAAATATCCGTATGAAAAATACCAGCGTGCAAAGCGAATATTTTATGTTGCGCAGCGAACAGCTGCATTTTGACCATGTGACTTTGCAGGGGAAATATTCATTCCAGTATATTGAGGACGCAGAATTTACCGACTGTGAGCTGAACACCAAAGACGCTTTTTGGCATGCCAAAAATGTGACGGTCCGCAACAGCGTGATTCGCGGGGAATATCTGGCCTGGTATTCGGAAAATCTGACGTTGGAGAATTGCACCATCATTGGCACGCAGCCCTTTTGCTATTGCAAGGGGCTGAAACTCATCAACTGCCGCATGGTGGATACGGATTTGGCCTTTGAAAAATCGGAGGTTGAAGCAGAGGTCACGACCGTGGTGGACAGCATCAAAAATCCAAAATCCGGCACAATCAAGGTGGCAGGCGTTAAGGAAATCATCATGGATGATTCATCTGCCCAGGGGCGCATTATTGTGGTCGAAGAAAGTAACTGTGCTTGA
- a CDS encoding MBL fold metallo-hydrolase codes for MKLTQIRNATNRLEYADKTFLIDPWLMPKHQFSFVDVPGRPYHVPDEMKEHLPMPFYDLPMPMEEILAGVDYYLVTHIHPDHIDMSMDGTVGAPLDKNVPVICQNEADAAIFQKSGFHDVTVLSETGMLFGPAKLTKVPALHGTVNPCGDAMGVMFESAAEKIFYLAGDTVWYPAVADTLKRWQPEIVALNCCAAETVENGRLIMDAEDVHCVAKTMPNARLYLTHLDNVAHAALTRHTLKGRLADRNVTNYDMPKDGQSVMY; via the coding sequence ATGAAACTGACGCAAATCCGCAATGCCACTAACCGCCTTGAATATGCCGACAAAACGTTCCTGATTGACCCGTGGCTGATGCCCAAGCACCAGTTTTCCTTTGTCGATGTTCCCGGCAGACCTTATCATGTGCCGGATGAAATGAAGGAGCATTTGCCCATGCCCTTCTATGACCTGCCCATGCCGATGGAAGAAATCCTCGCTGGCGTCGACTATTATCTGGTAACGCATATCCATCCCGACCACATCGATATGTCTATGGATGGTACTGTGGGCGCACCTTTGGACAAGAATGTGCCTGTAATCTGCCAAAATGAAGCAGATGCCGCTATATTCCAAAAATCTGGCTTCCACGATGTAACCGTACTGTCCGAAACCGGCATGCTGTTTGGTCCGGCAAAGCTGACCAAGGTACCGGCCCTCCATGGCACGGTAAATCCCTGTGGTGATGCCATGGGTGTGATGTTTGAAAGCGCCGCTGAAAAAATCTTTTATCTGGCCGGGGATACGGTCTGGTATCCCGCAGTAGCCGACACATTGAAACGCTGGCAGCCGGAAATCGTGGCACTCAACTGCTGTGCCGCCGAGACGGTGGAAAATGGGCGCCTCATCATGGATGCTGAAGATGTCCACTGCGTTGCCAAGACTATGCCTAACGCCAGACTGTATCTGACACATCTGGATAATGTGGCCCATGCCGCACTTACCCGCCATACGCTCAAAGGCAGACTGGCCGATCGTAATGTAACCAATTATGATATGCCAAAGGACGGACAGTCTGTAATGTATTAA
- a CDS encoding cyclophilin-like fold protein, with the protein MPNRKIISVVMLSVMLLLSGCTGAQETAADTGSKVQEAVPQENKSVAEPKKEQAMKLIIDDKVVPVTWEQNASTAALQKLLPLTIKMSPYGGFEQVGSIGHSIDSADEQMTTQYGDIVLYAGNKLVIFYGSNSWAYTRLGHIDMSKQELTALLNRDGVTVQLAPQ; encoded by the coding sequence ATGCCAAATCGGAAAATCATAAGTGTGGTCATGCTGTCGGTGATGCTGCTGCTATCCGGCTGTACAGGTGCGCAGGAGACTGCTGCGGATACTGGCAGTAAGGTGCAGGAGGCCGTCCCACAGGAAAATAAATCCGTGGCAGAACCTAAGAAGGAGCAGGCGATGAAACTCATCATTGATGATAAAGTTGTTCCCGTTACCTGGGAACAGAATGCTTCTACGGCGGCGTTGCAGAAACTTTTGCCGTTGACCATCAAAATGTCACCTTATGGCGGCTTTGAGCAGGTGGGTTCTATTGGTCATAGTATTGACAGTGCAGATGAGCAGATGACCACGCAATATGGTGATATCGTCCTCTATGCGGGGAATAAGCTGGTTATTTTCTATGGTTCCAATTCGTGGGCTTATACGCGGCTGGGACATATTGACATGTCAAAACAGGAATTGACTGCTTTATTAAACCGCGATGGCGTAACGGTGCAGCTCGCGCCCCAGTGA
- a CDS encoding alpha/beta hydrolase: MMKKIGKNKKMVLAALVAGVMSFGLMGSEVTMAATPVKALAAASQMQRSSISELNNDTRVFKIDKSIEAKNVKFENRFGFEVAGHMYLPKDFDASRKYKAVVITGPFGAVKEQSSGLYAQEFAKHGYVAVAFDPSTTGESSGSRRNMGSPEIFTEDYHAAVDFVSNLKFVNPDQVGAMGICGLSGMAITAAGSDSRIKAVATSAMYDMSESISDHYNGAYYTPEQRELVKQHLAKMRDEEAKTGKAIRGAHELGVDANGKVETFDTMFPDKLPADASPVIKDFFGYYVGRAFHPRAINSNKLAWDSVTPYGFFDFKLMSNIDELGKTPVMLITGDKAHSKYFSDNVYAAIKGEKEEIVVPGATHVDLYDQMDKIPFDKLFAFFDKNLK; the protein is encoded by the coding sequence ATGATGAAGAAAATTGGCAAGAACAAAAAGATGGTTTTGGCAGCCTTGGTGGCAGGTGTGATGTCTTTTGGCCTTATGGGGAGTGAAGTGACAATGGCCGCAACTCCGGTTAAAGCATTGGCAGCGGCTTCGCAGATGCAGCGTTCGTCTATCAGCGAACTGAACAATGACACCCGCGTATTCAAGATTGACAAGTCAATCGAAGCCAAGAATGTGAAGTTTGAAAACCGCTTTGGCTTTGAAGTGGCCGGCCATATGTATCTGCCCAAGGATTTTGATGCCAGCAGGAAATATAAGGCGGTCGTGATTACGGGGCCATTTGGTGCGGTGAAAGAGCAGTCCTCCGGACTTTATGCACAGGAATTTGCCAAGCATGGTTATGTGGCCGTAGCCTTTGATCCTTCCACCACAGGTGAGAGCAGTGGCAGCCGCCGCAATATGGGCTCCCCGGAAATCTTCACGGAAGATTATCATGCCGCCGTGGATTTCGTTTCCAACTTGAAATTCGTGAACCCGGATCAGGTGGGGGCCATGGGCATCTGCGGTTTGTCCGGCATGGCCATCACTGCCGCTGGCAGTGACAGCCGCATCAAGGCGGTGGCAACTTCGGCAATGTATGATATGAGTGAAAGCATCAGCGACCATTATAATGGTGCTTACTACACGCCGGAGCAGAGGGAACTCGTGAAACAGCATCTGGCCAAGATGCGTGATGAAGAAGCCAAGACCGGCAAAGCCATCCGCGGAGCCCATGAGCTGGGGGTGGATGCCAATGGTAAGGTGGAGACCTTCGATACTATGTTCCCCGATAAACTGCCTGCGGATGCCAGTCCTGTCATCAAGGATTTCTTTGGCTACTATGTAGGCCGCGCCTTCCATCCGCGCGCCATCAACTCCAACAAGCTGGCCTGGGATTCGGTAACCCCGTATGGCTTCTTTGACTTCAAGCTTATGAGCAATATTGATGAGTTGGGTAAGACGCCGGTCATGCTGATTACCGGGGACAAGGCGCATTCCAAGTATTTCTCCGATAATGTCTATGCCGCCATCAAAGGGGAGAAGGAAGAAATCGTCGTTCCTGGTGCTACCCATGTAGACCTTTATGACCAGATGGATAAGATTCCGTTTGACAAGCTGTTTGCCTTCTTTGATAAGAACCTGAAGTAA
- a CDS encoding flavodoxin family protein, whose product MSKNVVIISTSLRKNSNSEALAKAFAEGAREAGHEVEQITLRDKTINFCKGCLACQKTMQCVINDDANAITAKIGQADVVVLATPVYYYGMCGQLKTLLDRANPLFPSDYHFREVYLLATAAEDEADTVAGTRVGVQGWVDCFDKAELKETLFCGGVTDTGDIAGNAALEKARQAGKNI is encoded by the coding sequence ATGAGCAAAAATGTAGTGATCATTTCCACGAGCCTGAGAAAGAACAGCAATTCTGAGGCATTGGCCAAGGCTTTTGCTGAAGGTGCCAGGGAGGCAGGACACGAGGTGGAGCAGATTACCCTGCGGGATAAGACTATAAATTTCTGCAAAGGCTGTCTGGCCTGCCAAAAGACCATGCAGTGTGTGATAAACGACGATGCCAATGCAATCACGGCTAAAATCGGTCAGGCGGATGTGGTTGTTCTGGCAACGCCGGTCTATTATTATGGTATGTGTGGCCAGTTAAAGACCTTGCTGGACCGGGCAAATCCGTTGTTCCCCTCGGATTATCATTTCCGTGAAGTTTATCTGCTGGCTACGGCGGCAGAGGATGAAGCAGATACCGTAGCCGGAACCCGCGTCGGCGTGCAGGGCTGGGTAGACTGCTTTGACAAGGCCGAATTGAAGGAGACGCTTTTTTGTGGCGGTGTGACGGACACAGGTGATATTGCTGGCAATGCCGCATTGGAAAAAGCCCGACAGGCTGGCAAGAATATTTGA
- a CDS encoding LysR family transcriptional regulator substrate-binding protein, which translates to MNIQQIQYFAEVCRQENVTKAAAYPLVLLSRKFILTKRVLAEFDRQKLQPQILHYSPNLSSVWNIVQQGIALSILTGNGILQDSNLIAIPIEGLAQKGFIVTKKGRQIYADERCLIDFVRRKFADAPEHMNGTP; encoded by the coding sequence ATGAATATCCAGCAAATACAATACTTCGCCGAAGTTTGCCGTCAGGAAAATGTTACTAAAGCGGCCGCCTATCCCCTGGTGCTGCTCAGTCGTAAATTTATCCTGACCAAACGCGTGCTGGCTGAATTTGACCGGCAAAAGCTCCAGCCACAGATTCTCCATTATTCCCCCAACCTTTCGAGCGTCTGGAATATCGTCCAACAGGGCATTGCCCTGTCGATTCTGACGGGCAATGGCATTTTGCAGGATAGTAATCTTATCGCCATTCCCATTGAGGGACTTGCTCAAAAAGGATTTATCGTCACCAAAAAGGGCCGGCAAATCTACGCGGACGAACGCTGTCTTATCGACTTCGTCCGTCGTAAATTTGCCGACGCTCCTGAACATATGAATGGTACACCATAA
- a CDS encoding LysR family transcriptional regulator, which translates to MNQKQMEYFLEVYRQGNMQSAADKLYVSRQGVSKMLRTLEEELGQLLFIRNPHGLVPTDYANALLPHVQRLLAEYRSIASMSTLASQSKSVVTIYALDHIMAYLGAEFLWDFHQACPDIILSTVDTTDDAALKGVLEKQCNFAIVTGEADQNRFAAESLFFSRYCARLHRQHPLAGKETIAYADLEGARIVSKGRAYQCFRHNIDKYILLPGLQVDLVAETADEMLITDLILRHQAINLGYDYAAVLNHHPDIVVKPLDTGDDLGQFVYLVWDKTTILTKASQKFRAFLLAWLPKNGKEKVIWPL; encoded by the coding sequence ATGAATCAGAAACAAATGGAATATTTTCTCGAAGTTTATCGGCAGGGCAATATGCAAAGTGCTGCTGATAAGCTATACGTGTCGCGGCAGGGCGTCAGCAAGATGCTTAGGACTTTGGAGGAAGAACTGGGGCAACTGCTCTTTATCCGCAATCCGCATGGCCTTGTTCCGACTGATTATGCCAATGCACTTTTACCGCATGTGCAGCGGCTGCTGGCAGAATATCGGAGCATTGCAAGCATGAGCACATTGGCCTCCCAATCCAAAAGTGTGGTGACGATTTACGCACTGGACCATATCATGGCTTACTTGGGGGCAGAATTTCTTTGGGATTTTCACCAGGCATGTCCGGATATTATTCTCAGCACCGTGGATACGACAGATGATGCAGCTTTGAAGGGCGTTTTGGAAAAGCAATGCAACTTTGCCATCGTAACAGGAGAAGCTGACCAAAATCGTTTCGCAGCTGAATCACTGTTCTTTTCCCGATACTGTGCGCGGCTGCATCGCCAGCATCCGCTGGCCGGTAAAGAAACCATTGCCTATGCAGATTTGGAAGGTGCGCGCATTGTCAGCAAGGGGCGGGCTTATCAATGCTTTCGGCATAATATCGATAAGTATATCCTGCTGCCGGGTTTGCAGGTAGACCTGGTCGCTGAAACGGCCGATGAAATGCTCATCACCGACCTGATTCTCCGGCATCAGGCGATAAACTTAGGCTATGACTACGCTGCCGTGTTGAATCATCATCCGGATATCGTTGTAAAACCTTTGGACACGGGCGATGACCTGGGGCAGTTCGTATATCTTGTCTGGGACAAGACAACAATCCTCACGAAAGCCAGCCAAAAATTTCGCGCCTTTCTGCTCGCTTGGCTGCCTAAAAATGGCAAAGAAAAAGTTATCTGGCCACTTTGA
- a CDS encoding excinuclease ABC subunit UvrA, with protein MDNKERPKNIIVRGARVHNLKNIDVDIPLGKLVAIAGVSGSGKSSLALGILYAEGSRRYLEALSTYTRRRITQAGKADVEEIRHVPAALALHQRPGIPGVRSTFGTASELLNSLRLLFSRLGSHTCPNGHLCPPNMDVALMLPTKCPVCGEEFYGPGAEAMAFNSEGACPHCSGTGIVRTVDEASLVPDESLSIAEGAVAPWQTLMWSLMKDIAKEMGVRIDVPFRDLTPEEKDIVFHGPAEKKHILYVNEKTNVAAEMDFTYYNAIYTVENALAKVKDEKGMKRVEKFLHEAACPECQGTRLSAKVRSTRLAGKNLAEATAMTLDELIPWVKAVPNTLPQEMRPMAASIIESFLDNARRLKELGLGYLSLDRASSTLSTGERQRVQLARAVRNETTGVLYVLDEPSIGLHPANIEGLLDVIDSLLRDGNSVVLVDHDVHVLQHADYMIELGPLAGSEGGNLLFAGDMQAAAKSKVSKIAPFMRGGANGSLRERAPWEEMFDLGTIHLETNPLHTVKPLQADIPKGRLTVVTGVSGSGKTTMVLECLLPALSASSEDRKLPPQVKAISAEGIRRANLIDASPIGINIRSTVATYSGVLDELRKLYAGTALAKEKKWKAGAFSYNTGKLRCPTCDGTGQISLDVQFLPDVTITCPDCNGQRYSDAVKEILWQAEGAEHGYTLPEILSLTVKEALPLFAKQKKIYGKLSTLNDLGLGYLTLGEDTPALSGGEAQRLKLASEMGKTKADSVFIFDEPTIGLHPLDVQVLLQVFDRLVAAGATVIVIEHDLDVIVNADYIIDMGPEGGAKGGRIVACGTPEMAAVSKESITGKYIAREMKN; from the coding sequence ATGGACAATAAGGAACGCCCGAAAAATATTATCGTCAGGGGGGCCCGCGTGCATAATCTGAAAAATATCGATGTGGATATCCCCTTGGGCAAACTCGTGGCCATTGCCGGTGTGTCCGGTTCGGGAAAATCGTCGTTGGCGTTGGGAATCTTGTACGCGGAGGGTTCACGCCGTTATCTGGAGGCGCTGTCTACCTATACGCGCCGCCGTATCACGCAGGCCGGCAAAGCCGATGTGGAGGAAATCCGTCATGTACCAGCGGCGCTGGCTCTTCATCAGCGCCCGGGCATTCCCGGAGTGCGCAGTACCTTTGGTACGGCTTCGGAACTCTTGAACAGCCTGCGGCTGTTGTTTTCCCGTCTGGGCAGCCATACCTGTCCCAATGGACATCTTTGTCCGCCCAATATGGATGTGGCACTGATGCTGCCTACGAAATGCCCAGTCTGCGGCGAGGAGTTTTACGGCCCCGGAGCGGAGGCCATGGCATTTAATTCAGAAGGCGCCTGCCCGCATTGCTCCGGGACAGGGATTGTGCGTACGGTTGATGAAGCCAGCCTCGTGCCGGACGAAAGCCTGTCCATTGCAGAGGGGGCGGTGGCGCCGTGGCAGACGCTTATGTGGTCGTTGATGAAGGATATTGCCAAGGAAATGGGCGTGCGGATTGATGTGCCCTTCCGCGATTTGACGCCGGAAGAAAAGGATATCGTCTTTCATGGCCCGGCGGAGAAGAAGCATATCCTCTATGTCAATGAAAAGACCAATGTGGCTGCGGAAATGGATTTTACTTATTACAATGCGATTTATACGGTAGAAAATGCGTTGGCGAAGGTCAAGGATGAAAAGGGCATGAAGCGGGTCGAAAAATTCCTGCATGAGGCCGCCTGTCCGGAATGTCAGGGAACGCGGCTCTCGGCGAAGGTGCGCTCGACCAGACTGGCCGGGAAAAATTTGGCTGAGGCCACGGCCATGACATTGGATGAACTGATTCCCTGGGTTAAGGCTGTGCCGAATACACTGCCGCAGGAAATGCGCCCCATGGCTGCAAGTATCATTGAATCGTTTTTGGATAACGCCCGCAGGCTGAAGGAACTCGGTCTGGGGTATTTATCCCTTGACCGTGCCAGCAGCACCTTGTCAACTGGTGAGCGTCAGCGCGTGCAGCTGGCCAGAGCTGTGCGCAATGAAACCACAGGGGTACTTTACGTACTCGATGAGCCGAGTATCGGCCTGCATCCCGCCAATATTGAAGGGCTCTTGGATGTGATTGACAGCTTGCTGCGTGATGGCAACTCCGTGGTTTTGGTGGACCATGATGTGCATGTGCTCCAGCATGCCGATTATATGATTGAACTGGGGCCTTTGGCGGGCAGCGAGGGCGGTAATCTGCTGTTTGCCGGGGATATGCAGGCGGCTGCGAAAAGCAAAGTCTCCAAGATTGCCCCCTTTATGCGCGGCGGAGCAAATGGCAGCTTGCGGGAACGTGCGCCCTGGGAAGAGATGTTTGATTTGGGAACGATTCATTTGGAAACGAATCCGCTGCATACGGTAAAGCCCTTGCAGGCAGATATTCCCAAGGGGCGGCTGACGGTGGTTACCGGCGTATCCGGTTCCGGCAAGACCACCATGGTGCTCGAATGTCTGCTGCCGGCGCTTTCAGCTAGCTCTGAAGACCGCAAACTGCCGCCGCAGGTCAAAGCTATAAGCGCTGAAGGTATACGCCGAGCCAATCTGATTGACGCTTCGCCCATCGGCATCAACATCCGTTCCACGGTAGCGACATACAGCGGAGTGCTCGATGAATTGCGCAAGCTCTACGCGGGCACGGCTTTGGCCAAAGAGAAAAAATGGAAGGCGGGCGCTTTTTCCTATAATACGGGCAAGCTGCGCTGCCCAACCTGTGATGGCACGGGGCAGATTTCTCTCGATGTGCAGTTCCTGCCCGATGTGACAATCACCTGTCCGGATTGCAACGGGCAGCGTTATAGCGACGCGGTCAAAGAAATCCTTTGGCAGGCAGAAGGTGCAGAGCATGGCTATACTTTGCCGGAAATCCTCTCCCTGACCGTAAAGGAGGCGCTGCCGCTCTTTGCCAAGCAGAAAAAGATTTATGGGAAACTTTCGACTTTGAACGACTTAGGCCTGGGGTATCTGACGCTGGGCGAAGATACGCCTGCCCTCTCCGGCGGCGAAGCCCAGCGTTTGAAACTAGCCAGTGAGATGGGAAAGACAAAGGCCGATTCTGTCTTTATATTTGACGAGCCGACCATTGGCCTGCATCCCTTGGATGTGCAGGTGCTTCTGCAGGTCTTTGACCGCTTGGTGGCAGCCGGAGCAACTGTAATTGTCATCGAGCATGATTTGGATGTAATCGTCAATGCGGATTACATTATCGATATGGGGCCGGAAGGCGGTGCCAAGGGCGGCCGTATCGTAGCCTGCGGCACGCCGGAAATGGCAGCCGTAAGCAAGGAGAGCATTACGGGAAAATATATCGCACGCGAAATGAAAAATTAG